One genomic segment of Rhizobium viscosum includes these proteins:
- a CDS encoding ABC transporter permease, with the protein MKGQRIGAWIAIIIGATYFIVPLLGTLEFSLRKRRDAYSFDAYQSVFSDVNFRETFGYSMMMAALTIVFGMLLVVPTAYWVRLRLPQMRQIVEFITLLPLVIPAIVIVFGYIQMYKSSSYLPLTGSTTGTNILLMFSYITLSLPYMYRAVDTAMRAIDVRTLTEAAESLGAKWTTIMFRCIFPNVMSGVLSGAFITLAIVMGEFTMAALLGRPAFGPYLQRVGANQAYEPSALAVIAFSITWLSMGLLNLVSRFGKARPARV; encoded by the coding sequence ATGAAGGGACAACGTATCGGCGCCTGGATCGCCATCATCATCGGCGCAACTTATTTCATCGTACCGCTTCTCGGCACGCTGGAATTCTCCCTGCGCAAGCGTCGTGACGCCTATTCGTTCGACGCCTATCAGTCTGTCTTTTCGGACGTCAATTTCCGCGAGACGTTCGGCTACTCCATGATGATGGCCGCGCTGACCATCGTCTTCGGCATGCTGCTCGTGGTGCCAACCGCCTATTGGGTGCGCCTGCGCCTGCCGCAGATGCGTCAGATCGTCGAATTCATCACGCTGCTGCCGCTCGTCATTCCGGCGATCGTCATCGTCTTCGGCTATATCCAGATGTACAAGTCGTCCTCGTACCTGCCGCTGACCGGCTCCACGACGGGCACCAACATCCTGCTGATGTTCTCCTACATCACGCTCTCGCTGCCCTACATGTACCGCGCCGTCGATACCGCCATGCGCGCCATCGACGTCCGAACGCTGACGGAAGCAGCCGAAAGCCTTGGCGCGAAGTGGACGACGATCATGTTCAGGTGCATTTTTCCGAACGTCATGAGCGGCGTGCTTTCGGGCGCCTTCATCACGCTCGCGATCGTCATGGGCGAATTCACCATGGCAGCCTTGCTCGGCCGCCCTGCTTTCGGCCCCTACCTGCAGCGTGTCGGCGCCAACCAGGCCTATGAGCCGTCGGCGCTCGCCGTTATCGCATTTTCGATCACCTGGCTCAGCATGGGCCTGCTCAATCTCGTTTCCCGCTTTGGCAAAGCCCGCCCGGCTAGGGTATAA
- a CDS encoding ABC transporter permease: MSTVSTPMVSNAPLINKDRVIDWLGIAPFIIFSLLFLIIPTLYLVAGAFLTPDGDFTLKNIGDLFTPSIMSAYWISIRVSVASALGGALIGFFLAWAVVLGGLPSGVRATLLTFSGVASNFAGVPLAFAFLATLGRTGLVTLFLRDWFGFNLYGTGFNLLSFFGLTITYMYFQIPLMVLILTPALDGMKKEWREASQILGATNRQYWTMVAMPILWPSLLGTTLLLFANAFGAIATAYALTGSSLNIVPILLYAQIQGDVLHNANLGYAIALGMIVITGVSNVLYLMLRMRAERWQK, encoded by the coding sequence ATGAGCACTGTTTCAACGCCTATGGTAAGCAATGCCCCCTTGATCAACAAAGACCGTGTGATCGACTGGCTGGGCATTGCACCCTTTATAATTTTTTCTCTGCTATTCCTGATCATCCCCACTCTCTATCTCGTGGCGGGCGCGTTTCTGACGCCCGATGGCGATTTCACGCTGAAAAATATCGGCGATCTTTTCACCCCATCCATTATGAGTGCCTACTGGATCAGTATCCGCGTCTCGGTCGCCTCCGCTCTTGGCGGGGCGCTGATCGGCTTCTTTCTGGCCTGGGCCGTCGTGCTCGGCGGGCTGCCGAGCGGGGTGCGCGCAACGCTGCTGACATTCTCGGGCGTCGCCTCGAACTTTGCGGGCGTGCCGCTCGCCTTCGCCTTTCTGGCGACGCTTGGCCGCACCGGCCTCGTTACCCTCTTCCTGCGCGACTGGTTCGGCTTCAACCTTTATGGCACCGGCTTCAACCTTCTCTCCTTCTTCGGCCTCACCATCACCTACATGTATTTCCAGATTCCGCTGATGGTGCTGATCCTGACACCGGCGCTCGACGGCATGAAGAAGGAATGGCGTGAAGCTTCGCAGATCCTCGGCGCCACCAACCGCCAGTATTGGACAATGGTTGCCATGCCGATCCTCTGGCCGAGCCTGCTCGGCACGACGTTGCTTCTGTTTGCGAATGCTTTCGGCGCCATTGCAACGGCCTATGCGCTGACCGGCTCGTCGCTCAACATCGTCCCGATCCTGCTCTACGCACAGATCCAGGGTGACGTGCTTCACAACGCCAACCTCGGCTACGCGATCGCGCTCGGCATGATCGTTATCACGGGCGTTTCGAATGTTCTCTATCTCATGCTGCGCATGCGCGCTGAACGGTGGCAAAAATGA
- a CDS encoding ABC transporter substrate-binding protein produces the protein MISNISRLLSLSTAMIVASTAIAAAEPSADLIAAAKKEGTLTTIALPHNWCGYGDVIAGFKAKYGLDVNELNPDAGSGDEIEAIKANKGNTGPQAPDVIDVGLSFGPSAKKDGLIQPYKVSTWDSIPDSAKDAEGYWYGDYYGVLSFVVNTDIVKNVPKDWADLKKPEYANTVSLAGDPRASNQAVQAVYAAGLATGEKDATKAGEAGLAYFAELNKAGVLVPVIGKSASLAQGSTPIVVAWDYNGLSWRDSLAGNPPVEVVVPSTGVVAGVYVQAISAFAPHPNAAKLWMEYLYSDEGQLAWLKGYCHPIRFNDLAQKGKVPKELLDKLPPAEGYAKAVFPTLDEQDKGKTAITTKWDSVVGANVQ, from the coding sequence CTCTAACATTTCTCGACTGCTCTCGCTTTCTACTGCGATGATCGTTGCTTCGACTGCGATCGCAGCAGCTGAGCCGAGCGCTGATCTTATCGCTGCCGCCAAGAAGGAAGGCACGCTGACCACGATCGCTCTCCCGCATAACTGGTGCGGCTATGGCGACGTTATCGCAGGCTTCAAGGCCAAGTACGGCCTCGACGTCAACGAACTGAACCCGGATGCAGGTTCGGGCGACGAAATCGAAGCAATCAAGGCCAACAAGGGCAACACCGGCCCGCAGGCACCTGACGTCATCGACGTCGGCCTCTCCTTCGGTCCGTCCGCCAAGAAGGACGGCCTGATCCAGCCTTATAAGGTTTCTACCTGGGATTCCATTCCCGATAGCGCCAAGGATGCCGAAGGCTACTGGTACGGCGATTATTACGGCGTTCTCTCCTTCGTCGTGAACACCGATATCGTCAAGAACGTCCCGAAGGACTGGGCTGACCTCAAGAAGCCGGAATATGCCAACACCGTTTCGCTCGCCGGCGACCCGCGCGCTTCGAACCAGGCTGTTCAGGCCGTCTACGCTGCCGGCCTTGCGACCGGTGAAAAGGACGCGACGAAGGCTGGTGAAGCTGGTCTCGCCTACTTCGCAGAGCTGAACAAGGCCGGCGTGCTCGTTCCGGTTATCGGCAAGTCCGCTTCGCTCGCTCAGGGCTCCACCCCGATCGTCGTCGCATGGGACTACAACGGTCTCTCATGGCGTGACAGCCTTGCCGGCAACCCGCCGGTCGAAGTCGTCGTTCCCTCGACAGGCGTCGTCGCAGGTGTCTACGTTCAGGCGATCTCCGCTTTCGCTCCGCATCCGAATGCTGCCAAGCTCTGGATGGAATACCTCTATTCGGACGAAGGCCAACTCGCTTGGCTGAAGGGCTACTGCCACCCGATCCGCTTCAACGACCTCGCCCAGAAGGGCAAGGTTCCGAAGGAACTGCTCGACAAGCTGCCGCCGGCTGAAGGCTATGCAAAGGCCGTCTTCCCGACGCTCGATGAGCAGGATAAGGGCAAGACCGCAATCACCACCAAGTGGGACAGCGTCGTCGGCGCCAACGTTCAGTAA